The Ziziphus jujuba cultivar Dongzao chromosome 3, ASM3175591v1 region TTCAGACACTTCAAATAATGGAATTCCTGGTCCAGATTTTTGGTCCTGGGTACCCCCTCAGGATAGTGATGATTTTAATAACTTGAAGCTTGCAACAAAATCTTCAGCAAATCCAAGTTCAAGCAACCCATTTGCGGAGAAAGAACAATCTGTAGGCTATCTTTCGATTCCCTTTGAGAGTAAAGTATCTGACAGTAATCGTTACCCCCCTCTACCGCCTCTTCAGTCACTAATGGAGGTTGAAAAGGTGGCTTCTGAGGCCAGTCTAGATATTCCTGCCTCAAAAGAGGATCACGAACTTGGTGTTCAGTTTTTAGCGCATGCAGCAGAAGCAGCTCATGCTCTTGATAAGGTGGATGAGGCATCGTATGGCGTGAATGAAGATGGAACAAGGTGGTGGAAGGAGACAGGAATTGAGCAAAGACCTGATGGTGTGATTTGCAGGTGGACGATGATGAGGGGCATTAGTTCTGATCAAGTTACTGAGTGGCAAGAGAAGTTCTGGGAGGCCTCGGATGAGTTTGGGTATAAAGAGCTTGGTTCAGAAAAATCAGGGCGTAATGCAACTGGAAATGTTTGGCGTGAATTCTGGAGAGAATCTATGCGACAGGTCAGTTGGAATTGAACATTTCAACTACAATTACTGTCTTTCTTACTTTGCccattacaaattaaattaattttaaatgtttcctagggattttttttttttttttttttggatgaaaatgtTTCCTAGAGATTTCATATTAGTTTTTAGTGCTGTATGTATACTAAAAGTCTTGATCTTTCTAACCAATCCTGCACCAATGGGTGGCTTATAGTGCTTTGGTACATAATGCTTCTATGCTCATTTTGAATCCTGAACCTCTCAGAAGGACATTTTAACTGTGTTTTCCAGTGATTGTGAATGTCATTGTGTTATCTATGAATGGTACTAAAGTTATGGAATGGGGTGAACATCTATGCATTTATTCGTTGCATTCTCTGGGATCTCACGGTTCTGATTACTAACAGGTTCATTTTatgcttaattttatatttgaaagatGAAAATGTTTTTTGCTCAGTTGAACTGCAAGTTTCAATTTGGTTGCAGGAGCGTGGGCTTTTGCACTTCGAGAAAACTGCAGACAAGTGGGGAAAGAACGGCAATGGAGATGAGTGGCATGAGAAATGGTGGGAACATTATGATGCTTCTGGCCAAGCAGAGAAATGGGCTCACAAGTGGTGTAGTATTGATCCAAACACACAGCTTGAAGCTGGTCATGCTCACGTTTGGCATGAAAGGTCTGAATCTCATTTTTAAACTGGACGAAGTTTCCAGTACTGATTTTCTGCCTCTCAAAAGTAGCTATAATAATATTCCTGTTTAGACTTTATCTTTTGATAATTGAAAATGCATTTAATCGCCAAATGCATTGTCATTTTAAACATGGAAAGAGATTTGAATTTCATTTGTCAACTAAGAATCATCTCCTATGTTTATCCAATAAGCATATCTTGTACATGTTGCAGGTGGGGTGAAAAGTACGATGGACGGGGCGGCAGCGTAAAATACACTGACAAATGGGCAGAGCGGAGTGAGGGTGATGGATGGACAAAATGGGGAGACAAATGGGATGAACATTTTGATACGAACGGTCATGGTGTGAAGCAGGGGGAAACATGGTGGGCAGGCAAGTATGGAGAGCGGTGGAATCGCACATGGGGTGAAGGCCATAACGGTTCTGGATGGATACACAAGTATGGAAAAAGCAGCAGCGGAGAGCATTGGGACACACATGTGCGGCAAGACACATGGTATGAGAAATACCCTCACTACGGTTTTCTGCATTGCTTTGAAAACTCGGTTCAGCTGCGTGAAGTTCGTAGGCCATCAGAGATGTCATAAATGGAGCCTATGCAAAACGAAGCCTATATATGCACACATATAGATATACAAAATATAGTGTCTTACTGAATTCGTAGGGATCATTTTCATGTACTTAAAATGGATTGCTCCATTGGAGGTCTTTGTTAGTGTTGAGACATGTTTCTTCTTTGTGGTCTTATATTCCAACGTATATGATCCATAAGCTTTCTAAGTTTGGAGAatgttaattctcaaaagagttGCTTGCATTGCCTTTAAATCAAATTGGTGTGGATATCTTGGTTGCCTTATGTAGTAATATAACTATCTTTGGTTTAGGGTCGTGGATTTGCAtacgaagaaaaataaattaatgaataataataataataataaaagttaaaagcAAAGCAGTTCAATATTCAAtattcaataataatagtaataacaataatgattaatCCTCCCCGATCAGTACTTATACAAGTGGAAAAATCCTGATAACCTCATATAATGGAAGGCACATATTTTCATTATGTTTCTCTTGCACACGAGCAATTATGGTTcgatttaattcttttttttttttttcttttttcatttttctcataTCTTATAATTAACTTCATCGTTTTcttcttgaattttattttcgtttgtactaagatttttttttattttttttttccttctcttactTGGTCTTTGGATCTCAAACACCTCTTCTAGCTCGTAAAGACACCAAATTTTCACATTCAtattaacaacaataaaaacaaaaaacaaatggaaTACATTCATTATTCTTTGCTTGGAATGCGACATGaattgttgaaaagaaaaactaatctGTCATTCAAAAAGTTGATATTAGTTTTCCCTTTAAAACtattataaacttaaaaaacaataattttttccgTCTCTTGATCAAAAAAACttataagccaaaaaaaaggaaaaaaaaagataaaaaaaaaagacaaaaaaacttCTAATTAGGAAACTCCTACAAACCATATTACTTAACGACTAGGAATCAAGTGACACATATAGACAGGTCCATGGGGTGGTGGCCTAATATCCGGCTTCGGAAATCCCGGGGGCGGTACAATCTCCGGCCCCGGCGGCCTTGGATCTACGTTCGGCGGTGGAAAAATCTCCGGACCAGGCGGTCTCGGAGGCATGTCCGGCGGAGGTGGCGGCACTACATCAGGTGGCAATGGCGGCGGTTCTCTTGGAGGCAGTACATCCGGTTTAGGAGGTTGGATATCAGGACCCACAGGAGGCGACATCGGCGGCTTCGGGAATTCAATTCCAGGTTTTGAGTCAGGACTATAAGGTGGGGGATCTTCGATCACCTCCAATGGGGGAGTACTTTTTGCTTCAATAGAAACCGGTGTCGGAAGCTTTCTTATTGATGAGACTGCACATTGGGATAGTAaaagtgatgatgatgatgatgggcttgttgctgttgttgttctGGTTTTGTTATATGAAAAACAACGAAATGGGATGGTTTTTTTCACTACAGCATTTGACAAGGCAGAGAAGGAAGACATTGTTTTTGGCCCGAGTGTTTTTCTTGAACCCATTTGGAGCTGATAGACAGAGAAGTTGATTATGTACAAAGTGAAGAAAGAGACAAGTATTTGTGGGGTTGACACGTGGAATTACGTGGCAGTGGGGCAACACCTGTTTGCCATGCAGGCTTTTAGATGAACTTGAAAACTTGCAATTTTGTTCACCTTCAATTTGTTGTCGACACGTGGTCTTAAGTCTTGGCCTTGGCCATTTTTAGccacaagtatttttttcatGCTAAAAATATGGTTAtccaaaaaaggagaaaaaacaaaaataataataataattaaagaaatgaaATATAATTGAGTGGAGTTGAAAGCAGAGCAAGTACATGAAGCTGAAGCA contains the following coding sequences:
- the LOC107413122 gene encoding protein LIKE EARLY STARVATION, chloroplastic, giving the protein MACRLGASSSRASFFHFHERNQRLALLPQERAAVPVGVKTWRTTRRRGLRIWVSNSGDSYLDMWKNAVESERKNADFRKIVENSGGDDDDDDDSSEDLAKKTEEFNRILEVSREERDRAQRMQVIDRAAAAIAAARAIINESESTADMGSGESGVGSGGGIVTPQEGNQSGITFLPRSDTSNNGIPGPDFWSWVPPQDSDDFNNLKLATKSSANPSSSNPFAEKEQSVGYLSIPFESKVSDSNRYPPLPPLQSLMEVEKVASEASLDIPASKEDHELGVQFLAHAAEAAHALDKVDEASYGVNEDGTRWWKETGIEQRPDGVICRWTMMRGISSDQVTEWQEKFWEASDEFGYKELGSEKSGRNATGNVWREFWRESMRQERGLLHFEKTADKWGKNGNGDEWHEKWWEHYDASGQAEKWAHKWCSIDPNTQLEAGHAHVWHERWGEKYDGRGGSVKYTDKWAERSEGDGWTKWGDKWDEHFDTNGHGVKQGETWWAGKYGERWNRTWGEGHNGSGWIHKYGKSSSGEHWDTHVRQDTWYEKYPHYGFLHCFENSVQLREVRRPSEMS